The genome window GAGGACGGCACGCAAGCATGTCCATCTATCAGCCGCATTGCTAAAAGTGTCCGATTCCTTGTCTGAACCGCTCTTTGCCCAAAAGCAGAGTCTGATCCTCACTTCCGCCACGTTGACGGTGAAAAACAGCTTTTCCTACGTCATGAGCCGCTTCGGATTGGAGGAATTGCCGCCATCGCGCGTCCGTACCTTGTCTCTGCCGTCTCCGTTTGCCTACGAAGAGCAAGGGCTGCTGCTGATTCCTGCAGATTTCCCGGCCCCAGGAAAGGAAAACGAGCATACGTATCTGGAAGCAGTGGTGCAAGGCTGCATCGATGTCGTGACGGCTTCCAAAGGCAGGACATTGATCCTGTTCACATCGCATTCGATGCTGCGCCTCGTTTATCAGGCTATGAAGGAACGCTTTGCGAATTCCGATGAGTCGTATACCCTTCTGGGACACGGCATCGACAGCAACAACCGAAGCAAGCTGGTAGGGTTGTTTCAAACCATCGAGAGAAGCGTGCTGCTCGGTACCAGCAGCTTTTGGGAAGGAGTGGACATCCCCGGGGAAGCCTTGAGCTCTCTGGTGATCGTGCGGTTGCCGTTTACCCCTCCCAATCATCCTGTTTACCAAGGACGTGCTGAGCTGCTCAAGACGGAGGGGAAAAATGCTTTCATGTCGATGGCATTGCCGCAGGCCGTCATCTTGTTCAAGCAAGGGGTCGGGAGGTTGATCCGCCATCATCTCGATCGCGGGGTTGTCATCGTGTTTGACACACGGGTCGTGGAATCCAGATACGGGCGTTCCTTCCTGCAATCGCTGCCGCCTTACCGCGTAGAGAGTGGTCCGTGGCCGGAATTGCGCGAGCGGATCGAGGCATTCCTCGGTATGCCGTCCCTGCTTGACTCATAAAATGAAAGCAATAGTCTCCCACGGATTTAGGTGATAAAATAGATGGGATGGAAAACAAAATGGCAATGGTTACTGCTGGGGATTTGTGCTGCCTTTCTCTTGGCTTACTCACTCGATCACCGGTCACAGACTGCCGTGAAGGTGGAGGATCCTTATGCCAGTGAGAGCGAGCAAGACTTTCTCGGACTTGTCATGACTTATTTTGCACTTCCACATGGCGAAAGCACGTTAGTCCGCTTACCCGGTGGCAAGACGATGCTGATCGATACGGGAAGCGCAGAGGATTGGCCCGTTTTGTTTGAACGATTGTCTGAACGAAAATTGACGAGGCTGGACTTTGTCGTGATCACAAACGATCAGCCGGAGTACGCTGGAGGCTATGCCCAGCTGACTTCGCAATTTTTGGTGGACACAGTGGTCGTACCCAAGCTGATGGAGCAGACGATCATGCGTGCCATTCCTCTCCGTCCTTCCCAGAAGCGGATTGCCGTCGCAAACCAAGGGGAATGGAAGCTGGGGGACGAAGTGAGCATGCAGGTTTTGCTGCCTGAAGAACCCCTTTTTTTATCGCCGCAAAACAATTCCCTCGTCTTTCGATTACAGCATGGCAAACTGCGTTTTTTGTTTACCAGCGGGATCAATGAAAAAGCGGAAGAGCGCCTGCTGGAACGCCACGCCGATCAGTTGAATGCAGAAGTGCTGCAGGTGGGGGACCAAGGAAGCAATCAAGGCTCTTCCCAGCCTTTTCTGACGCAGGTAGATCCGCAGGTGGCTATTATCCAAACGGGCAAGCTGCGGGATGATCGAAGGGAGAGTCATTCCGAAGTGCTGGAGCGACTCGGCGAATCGTGGGCCGAAACGTACATGACGAGCCACGATGGAAGCATCACGATTTTGTCAAATGGAAAAGACTATCGGATATTGAAGCAAAAGAAATAAGGAGGAGACCGAACGTGGCCAAACACGAAAAGATTTCGGAAGCGGTCGTCCGCCGTTTGCCGATTTATCTGCGCTACCTCAGCTATTTGCAGCAAGTGGGAGTGGCTACTGTCTCCTCGGGGCAGATGGGCAAAAATTTGGACGTCAACCCGGCACAAATTCGAAAAGACCTAGCCACGTTCGGGGATTTTGGCAAAAAAGGGATTGGCTACGATGTCAATTACCTGGTGGAGAAAATTCGCCAGATTCTCAAACTCACCGACGAAATTCGGGTCGTACTGGTTGGCGCCGGGCACTTGGGGCATGCGATCAGTAATTACAACGCTTATTTGAAGGATAACATGCGGATTGCGGCTATTTTTGACTGTGATCCCGGAAAGCTGGGAAAACAGGTTGCAGGGATACCGATCCAGCCTTTGGAAGAGCTGGCAGAGACCATCGCCGACTTGCAGATCAAGCTGGCGATCATCACGGTTCCCGCACCAGCAGCGCAATCCGTATGTGATCAGTTGACTGAAGCGGGTATTAAAGGGATACTGAACTTCGCACCGACCACGATTCGTGCCGGCAAAGATGTCCGAATCCATTACGCAGATGTGACATCCAATCTGCAGAGCTTGGCTTATTACTTAACGTAAAAGAACGGAGTGTATTCATGAAGAAAACGATCCTGATCCATGCCACTGTGATTACCGTAAACGACAGCAACGAAGTCATTCACGATGGAGCTGTCGCTTTTGAAGGGGACACCATTACGTATGTGGGCCCAACCCCTGAGGATCTTTCCGAAGCAGGCTACGACGAAGTGATTGACCAAAAAGGGGATTATCTCCTTCCAGGTCTGATCAATACACACGGACATGCCGGGATGTCACTCTTGCGCGGTTATGCGGATGATTTGCCTTTGCAGCAATGGCTGGAGGACAAAATGTGGCCGCTGGAAGCCCAGTTTACCGCGAATCACGTGAAATGGGGCACACAGCTTTCCCTGATCGAGATGATTCGGACAGGTACCACTACATTTGTGGACATGTACGATCACATGGATGAGGTGGCCAAGGCGGTTGATGCAGCAGGAATGCGCGCACGTCTGTGCCGCGGGATGATCGGTCTGTGCTCGGAGGAAGAACGACAAGCGAAGCTGAAGGATGCGACTGCATTTGCCAAGGAATGGCACAATCAGGCTGATGGCCGAATCACGGTCATGATGGCTCCGCATGCTCCTTATACGTGCGATCCGCAGTTTATCACGCAAATCATCGAAAAGGCAGACGAGCTTTCCCTGCCTTTGCACATTCACATGTCGGAAACAGCTTGGGAAGTGGGCCAAAACGAACGGGATTACGGTCTGCGCCCTGTAGCTCATTTGGAAAAGCTGGGGATGTTCAACCGTCCTACGCTGGTGGCGCATGCTGTGCATTTGACGGATGAAGAGATTGACATTTTGGCAAAATACCAAGTGAAAGTCTCCCATAACGTCGTAAGCAACCTGAAGCTGGCCAGCGGAGTGGCACCGGTGCCGAAAATGCTGGCGAAAGGCGTAAGCGTATCACTCGGTACGGACAGCTCGGCAAGCAACAACAACTTGAACCTGTTTGAAGAATTGAAGCTGGCCGCAATCCTGCATAAAGGCGTAAACAACGATCCGGTGGCTGTACCCGCGGAGGAAGCGCTGCGTATGGCGACGCGCTACGGTGCAGAAGGCGTGTTCCAAGCAGATACCCTCGGGACGATCGAAGTGGGCAAAAAAGCTGACCTCGTCGTTTTGGATAGCCATCAGGCGCATTTTCATCCCGCGCATGAGCCGATCTCGCATGTGGTGTACGCTGCGAATGGCCGCGATGTAAAAGACACGATCGTAGCGGGCAAGTACTTGATGCGCAATCATAAGCTGCTCACCATCGATGAGGAGCGCGCGATTTTTGAAGCAAACCGCGTGTTCCAGACATTGAAACGGTAAAAGGCTCCTGTCAGGTGTGGACAGGAGTAAAAAGAGTAAGGTGTAGGTAGGGGAAATTGGGTACAACAACATCAACATGCCGTGTTCATTTTCGCCACAACTCGGTCAGGGGATGATGACGAAAATGAAGGGTGGGTGTGTGTGACGAGTTACGCAGTGGTGAAGACAAGGATGCCCAGGAGACGCGGTATTCCTGTAACAAAAACCCTAGAACGTCAGGAGATGTCGTTTGCCCAGAGCTCTTCACGCGCTCACCTCCTCGGGGTGTACATGTAGTATGACCGCACAGAGCCATGCTATGATTAGCAACATTTCCGTCCCGTTCTAAAACCTTCCCGTATAGCATAGGCTTAGACAAAAACCGGGACAGGGGGATGTGGACATGTATGTCCGGCCCAAGCTGCTTTGGTGGCTCGTTCCCATCTTTCTCAGTCTATTCTTCATTGGCATCGCTTTAGGGTCAATGGGGACACAGGGCGACATGAGAGGGGGACGAGTCATGGAGCATGGATCAAATGCAGGAATTCCTTCGGTTACACTGCCTGAACTTTTGGACCAGCTAACAAAAGAACAAGAGCGGACATTCGTCGTTTATATGCAGAATCAAGCTTTGAATGGCAAATATCAGAATGAGAGCTTTGAGTTGTCCGGTGAAATCGCAGGACACAGATTGGAAATATCCCGTAACGCCGAACAGAAAGTAAACGTAGTAATAGACGGGCAAACGCAGCAACATACCTCTCTGCCGTACGCGCTATACACTCCGCATGAGCATGCGAACTTGATTAAAAGCGTCCTGCATTCCGTGAGTCCTCAGCCTGTACAAGACCCGAGCGGTCAAGGCTGGAGGGGATTTCGGCTGTCTATGCCTGCGAGCGAAGTCACGTCCTTGCTCGCCCTTTGGCTAGGCCCTTCTTTTTCCATCGAGGAGCTGACGCCAGAGTTGGCCAAGGGAATAGGGGTGACGTATCAGCTTTGGTATGAGCCTGCCACGGGGGACATCCGGCAGATGGATATGGAGTTGCAAATGAAGACGGGTACAGGGGAGAAGCGCGACGAACTGCGATTCCGCCTGTAACCTCATGAAGAAAAAGGAGTTATTGAACTGTGGCTGTAAGATTAATCGCGGGGGTAATCGCCGCATTGCTGCTTGTAGGAGCGGGCTTTACCTACCATCTGACCTCTTCTGTCGTCGGGGAACGAAGCAGCTTTGATGACCAGGTCATGCAGTGGGTTCAGGAACGCACGACGATCAGCCAGGTTGATTCGATCGATGAATACAGAGGGAAACAAAGCTACGCTGTCGTTCTGGGGAAGAACAATGCGGGAACGCCAGTGGTGGCTTGGCTGACGGACAAGACTGCTGCCTTCGACCGAATGGATATTGCGGTACCGCGTAAAAACGTGGAAGCTGCTGTACTGAAAGGCTTTCCGCAAGCAACGATCACCCATATCGTGCCTGGCATAGAAAATGAGCAGCGATTTTGGGAAGTCACGCTGCAGGATAAGGATGGACGGTTCCATTATCTGCACTATGACCTATTTAGCGGCGCTTTGCTTGCTTCGTATGTATTGTCCCCGACATCGTGATGAGGGATGTTTGGATCAGACCTTTCCTGTGGGAAAGGTCTTTTTTTGATCCCATTTTCCATCGCACATGGCAGGACAACCAAGAACTGTATAAAAAAATGATATACTCATGTGATATACTGATTGCGTTGAAGAGAGAGATTAGAACGTACTTGCAGGGGGGAGAAGCTGTGCAATTGAAAAAGGGAACAATTGGAATGTCCTTGGTAGCGACACTCGCTCTCCTGTTCGGAGGATGGTTCCTGTATCAGAAGATTGAGATCGAGGAACCGATCCGTACAGAAATTGGACAGTTGCAATCGGCGTCATTGGCGCATTTGGATGTAGGTAAAGACCGTATTGAAATAGATTTGAAAGTCACAAAGCCTGAAGCGTTCCCGCAGGAATATCGTGAGCTGCTGGAGATGACTTCGAAGCTGTCGGAGGGCAAGCAGGTCGTCATTTCTGTAGACAACCAGTCAGCTGATTTGAAAAACATTTGGACCAACGGCCAGTTTGTTTTCACGGAGGCGATGGAGCTGCATCAGTACAGCCGAATTCCTCAGCTGGTCGGACAGTGGAAAAAGGAGCATCAGCTTGATGCGGCATCGGCCTTGATGGATGACAACAACATTTACGTTTATTTGAAAAAGGGAACGGAGGATTTCTACACGATCGTTCCCCGAACCATGGAAGATGAGGTGACGGCTCGTGGGTAAAGAGTTACTGATCGGAATCGTCCCCGGGATCTTGATCTTTCTGCTTTTTTTAGGGGTGAACATCACTCCATTTGTCCTGTTTGCACTCGTGATCGGGGCTATTTTTTTCCTCATCTCGCGTCAGCAGGGCGGTCAGGGTAACAACTTTGCTCTCGGAAGCAAACGGAAACAGAGCAAACACGTTGTTCCCAAAAGCGATATTCAGTTTGCGGACATCGGCGGCCAGGAGCGCGCCAAAAAAGAACTGAAAGAAGCGCTGGACTTTCTGGTGTACAAGGACAAGATCGAGCAATACGGCATTCGCCCGATTAAAGGGGTCTTGTTGACTGGGCCTCCGGGGACGGGTAAGACCTTGATGGCAAAGGCAGCTGCCAACTACACCAACTCTGCTTTTATTGCCGCCTCTGGCTCGCAGTTTGTGGAGATGTACGTAGGGGTAGGTGCACAGCGCATTCGCGAGATGTTCAAAGAAGTCAAAGGCATGGCTGAAAAAAACGGTCAGGACAGCGCGATCATCTTCATCGATGAGATCGATGTCATCGGGGGGAAACGCGACGGCCAACAGCAAAAAGAGTACGATCAGACGTTGAATCAGCTGCTGACAGAAATGGACGGGGTCGCTACAAGCGACAAGCCTCGTGTTCTCGTGATGGCTGCTACCAACCGCAAAGACATGCTGGATGCAGCGTTGCTGCGTCCGGGGCGTTTTGACCGACACATCAATGTGGATTTGCCGGACAAGCCTGCCCGTGAGCAGATTTTGACGATTCATACGGCGAACAAGCCACTGGGTGCGGATGTTGTCTTGGAAAAAGTCGCGCAGGAGACGTTCGGTTTTTCCGGAGCACAGCTGGAGAGCGTGGCCAACGAAGCAGCCATTTACGCGATGCGTGACAATAGCAGCAAGATAGAGGCCCGACACTTTGCCTATGCGGTAGACAAGGTGATGCTTGGCGAGAAGGTAGACCGTGAAGCGTCTGCGGAAGAGAAAAAGCGGGTTGCGCTGCATGAATTGGGACACGCGATCGTAAGTGAAATGGTGCGTCCCGGCTCGGTGTCTCAGGTCACCTTGAGCCCGCGTGGTCAGGCGTTGGGTTACGTACGTCAAAATCCGATGGAAGACCGCTACTTGTATACGAAGGACGCGATGGAAAAGCAGATCATGGTAAGCCTTGGCGGTGCCGTGGCAGAAGAGATCTACTACGGCGGCCGCAGTACGGGCTCCAAGAATGACTTCGAGCAAGCACTGGGTATGGCGCAGGAAATTGTGCAGAGCGGGATGTCCCGTTTGGGTATCGTCCATCTGCAGTATGTAGATAAAACACGCATCCATGACGAGGTTGAGCATCTCTTGGAAAACCTGCTGGAAAGAACGCATGAGATTCTCGGCAAATGCGATAATGTGTTCAAGAACAGCCTGCAAACCTTGCTCGATTCGGAAGTTCTGCAAGGGGATGAATTCCGCGCATTGCTCGCACAGAACCAATCGAAGGAACATGTAGCTGTATAAGCAAAAACCCGCTTGGCCTAATCGCCGGCGGGTTTTTTGTTAGGCGCAGCATTAGTTCCATGACTTTCCCCTAGAATGCCACACTATTCTCTCAGAATAACGGATAAGAGGCGCATCTTTCGCTGGTATGTGCTGCTCCATGTGGAAACTTTTTTTCTCTTGGGTACCCAACGCCTATTTTGTTGAATAACCTACAAAAGATACGGGATAGACTTCAGGAGGCAAGGAGACTTCTATGGCAAACGTAAATCGGAGAAAGCTAAACAAAAATTTAGGGAAGACGTTCAAGCAAAGTCCCTCTGAAACGGAGATTCCACTTCTGCAGACGAATCCAGACGTGGATTGGCTCAGCGCTTTGGAGGCAGAGCTGCTCGATGTAGAACGCAATGCTCCGCAACAGCCTGCACCCAACGTATCCAAGAGCAGCCAAACTCCTCCCCCCATGCCCAAAATCCCCAAGCAGAGTGTTTCCTCCAATCAAACAACCTTTACGAAGGTGATAAAAGAACGCAACGATGACCGGGTCAGATCCTTTGTGTACACGGACGATTTGACGGATCAGTCCGTTACCAGTGAAAAAATCGCCAACCGTGCGATTGATGCTTCCAAAGTAAAACCGGGAACCGTGGACACTTCTCTGCTGAAGGATTATGCCGTGGATAGCAGCAAGCTTGCGGATCAAAGCGTCACGTCCAATAAAATCGCTCCTCTCGCCGTTCAGAGTGAGCACATTGGAAGAGGCGTCATCAACAGCGAAATGATTCAGGACCGCTCGATCTCGGGTCATAAGCTGCTCAACAACAGTATCACTGCTGACAAATTGGCAGACAAAGTGATCGACTCCGTGAAGTTTGCCGAGGGAGCCATCCAGAGCAAACATATTCAAGAGCAGGCGATCACGACGGAGCTGGTACAGGATCAGTCCATTACCTCCGCTAAGATCAAGGTTGGCGAAATTCAAGCAAGGCACTTGGCCAATTACGCAATCAATTCGGTCAAATTGGAAGATGGGGCTGTCACAACTGAAAAACTTCGGGATGCAGCTGTGACGTCGGTGAAAATCGATGATGAAGCAGTCGAATCACATCACATTCGGGAAGGCGTGATTCTCCATCACCATATTGCGGAGCAAGCCATCGATGAAAGCAATCTCGCCCCGGGATCGGTAACGGATGTCCACATCGGCTTCCAAACGATCTTTAGCCAGCATTTGCACCCTGAGGCCGTGACAAGCGACAAGATCAGCCCGTATGCAGTCCTGACGGAACATTTGGATCATTCCAGTGTCACCTCTGAAAAAGTAGCACGGGAATCCATCAGCAGTGTGCATCTGCAAACGTCAAGCATCCAGACCACACATCTTCAGGATAATGTCGTCACAACCAAGAAGATCGGGGATCAACAGGTGACTTCATCCAAGCTCGCCGACAGATCGGTTACCAACGAAAAGCTGGCAAACAGGAGCGTATGGAGCCACCATTTGCTGGAAGAGTCCGTTGAGATGAAACACGTGGCAGACGGAGCGATCACGCATGAAAAGCTGGCGAGGAAATCCATCGAAGAGCAACATTTGACGGATCGGCTCATCGGCCCTTCTCATTTGCGCGAGTACGCTGTGCAAACGCTGCATCTTTCCGATCACGTGGTCACGACCTCCAAACTCGCTCCGGAATCTGTCTCAACCGATAAAATCACGGAGCTAAGCATCGTCACGACAAAACTGGCTGACTCGGCCATAACGTCCCAAAAGCTGGCGGGAGACGCAGTAAAAACCCGTCATCTGGCAAAAGGCTCTGTGACCGGGGAAAAGCTGGCGGAAAAGGCAGTGACAGCTCAGCATCTGGCTAGTCTATCCGTGCACAATGAGCACCTGCAGCCCAAGTCCATCACCAAGGAAAAATTGCAGGACAACAGCGTGACGCGTGACAAATTGGTGGATCGGATCATAGATGGCAACAAGCTCGATCTGCAAGTGGTGACAGGTGATCACGTTGTTCTGGAGAGCCTGACCAGTAAACATTTGGCGGAAAACAGCATTACAGCCGCAAAATTGGCTCCGCAAGCAGTCGAGACAAAACATATCGCCAATCGTGCGATCACACAGGAGAAGCTCGCGGACGGGATTGTGACTTCAGAAAAAGTGGCTCCCGGGGCGATTCATGATTCCCATCTAACGGACAGAAGCATTTCACCTGATAAGCTCACGTTCCAGCCGATTGTAACCAACAGACGACTGGGGATTACTCAGCAACTGTTTGGCTTCACCCACTATCGCATGGAGGAAAACCAAAGGACTGTCGATGTAAAGGTTAGACTTCCGGTACCTTTTGCAGATGAAAATTATTGCATCGTGGCGATGACCAATCAGTCAGGAATGGGAGCCTCCCTCAAAAAGGCGATGAAAGCATCCGCCATCATCACGGTTTTTCGCCTGGAGGATACAGCGGAGGCAAACGGAATTCTACAGTGGATTGCGCTTGGCGAAAAAGGGACGGCGGCTGACGCTGAAGAAGAAGACATGGAAGAAGATGCATATTGGACCGATTCGCCAGAAGCCGCTGAGCAGGAGGACATCGACTGGGGAGAAGATAGCACGGAAGGGACGGCAGAGCTGGTTCAAAACGATATGGATCTGGCGGAAGAATCAAATGACTGATCATACGAAAATGCCTTTCTGCCATGAGCAGGAAGGTGTTTCTTTTTGTTTTCATAATGTTATTATGGTAAACTGTACGACAGGAGTCTTTCATTGAATTTGCCAGACCCCGATAGTATAATTGTTAGGTATACCTAGTCTGCTATTGTCTGGGACGGTAAATGGAGGGAAATGATCCGATGTTGACGACGATTGCCCAAGTAGGGCAGCATGTTGGACAAGAAGTACGTATGGGCTGCTGGCTGTATAACAAGCGCGGCAGCGGGAAAATCCAGTTTCTGCAATTGCGTGATGGCTCCGGATTCATCCAAGGCGTTGTCGTAAAAGCAGAAGTAGCGGAAGATGTTTGGGAAAAAGCATCGAAACTGACACAAGAAAGTTCTCTTTACATAACAGGTGTGGTACGGGCTGATGACCGTGCACCGAGCGGATATGAATTGACAGTGACGGGTGTGGAAATCATTCAGATCGCAGAAAACTATCCGATTTCCTTGAAAGAGCATGGCGTTGACTTTTTGATGGATCACCGCCATTTGTGGCTGCGCACGCCACGTCAGCGTGCAGTTATGGCTGTTCGATCCGAAGTGATTCGCGCCATGTACGAGTTTTTCCAACAAAACGGTTTTTACAAAGTCGATCCACCGATTTTGACTCCGACTTCCGCAGAAGGAACAACGAACCTGTTCCACACGAAGTATTTTGATGAAGATGCGTATCTGTCCCAATCCGGACAGCTGTATATGGAAGCAGCGGCAATGGCACTGGGCCGGGTATACTCGTTTGGACCGACCTTCCGCGCAGAGAAGTCGAAAACCCGTCGCCACTTGATTGAGTTTTGGATGATCGAGCCGGAGATGGCGTTCGTGGATCACGAAGAAAACCTGCGCATTCAGGAAGCATTTGTGTCCCATGTGGTTCAATCTGTTTTGAAAAACTGCCAACTGGAACTGAAAACGCTGGAACGCGATACAACCAAGCTGCAAAACGTGACCGGCGCGTTCCCTCGCATCAGCTACGACGATGCGATCAAGCTGCTCCAGGAAAAAGGAAGCGACATCAAGTGGGGCGATGATTTTGGGGCTCCGGATGAAACAACCATTGCCGAGCACTTCGACAAGCCGGTCTTCATCACGAACTATCCGACAGAGATCAAGGCTTTCTATATGAAGCCGCATCCTGAACGTCCGGAAGTCGTGCTCTGTGCTGACCTGATCGCGCCGGAAGGATACGGGGAGATCATCGGGGGAAGCCAACGCATTGACGATCCTGAGCTGCTGGAAAAACGCTTTGCCGAGCATGAGCTTTCCGAAGACGCTTATCGCTGGTATTTGGATCTTCGCAAATACGGCACGGTTCCTCACTCCGGCTTTGGGCTGGGGCTGGAGCGTACCATTGCGTGGATTTGCGGTCTGGACCATGTACGGGAGACCATTCCGTTCCCTCGCATGCTGTACCGTCTCTACCCATAGTTTTCTAAGCATAAGATTACACCCTGTTGCTGAAGGGCAGCAGGGTGTTCCTATTGTTGTGACACGATGTTAGAGTTTCTGCACTCCCTTGTCATTCCTACACAGAGGTGAAAAAAGCTTTATGGATTCTCAAATATTGCAACTGTTGCAAGAAGGTGCAACATCCGTCTCCAACCTGCTCTTGAAAATGTACAAGCGAATGTCGCTCTCGGATGACGAGATGATGCTGCTCATCCACCTGCTCTCATTTCAACAGGAGGGGAACCGTTTCCCGACTTTAACGGAGCTGGAGGAGCGGATGTCCATGTCGAGCATGAGACTGATTCAATCGCTGCAAAAGCTGCTGAAGGAAGATTGGATTAGCATTGACGAATTTATCGACCCCCAAACCGGGATGCGGCATGAGCAATACAATTTGACGCCTTTGTATCGGAAGCTGTACCAAACCTGGCGAGAGCAGCAAACGGATCCGCATTTGATGGAATCGATCAACGAACCGTTCCGGCAAGCAGCCGTCTCCCTGGATGAAGAGCCCGTGGCAATCTACGGACGGTTTGAACAGGCATTCGGTCGCCCGCTTTCTCCGTTTGAGCTGGAAAGCATCCATATGTGGACCGGACCGGACGGGTATTCAGAAGAGTTGGTATTGACCGCCTTGCGCGAAGCTGCCACCGTCGGGAAGCTGCATATTCGCTACATCGATCGGATTTTGCTCGAATGGCAGAAGCAGCAAATCACCAGCGTGGAAGAGGCCAGACACTACAGCATGAATTTTCGCCGACAATCCATATCGAGAGACAACCGACAACCGCTTTGATTGAATTCAATCAAGCGGTTTTTTCATTGCCTTCTTAGGGGATACGTACCCATTTCGCGTCTCCGTCATAACCTATACCATAAATGCGCGTTGCTCTGCAGGGGCAACAGAGTTGGAGGGAATGGCTTGTG of Brevibacillus choshinensis contains these proteins:
- a CDS encoding ComEC/Rec2 family competence protein; the encoded protein is MGWKTKWQWLLLGICAAFLLAYSLDHRSQTAVKVEDPYASESEQDFLGLVMTYFALPHGESTLVRLPGGKTMLIDTGSAEDWPVLFERLSERKLTRLDFVVITNDQPEYAGGYAQLTSQFLVDTVVVPKLMEQTIMRAIPLRPSQKRIAVANQGEWKLGDEVSMQVLLPEEPLFLSPQNNSLVFRLQHGKLRFLFTSGINEKAEERLLERHADQLNAEVLQVGDQGSNQGSSQPFLTQVDPQVAIIQTGKLRDDRRESHSEVLERLGESWAETYMTSHDGSITILSNGKDYRILKQKK
- a CDS encoding redox-sensing transcriptional repressor Rex; this translates as MAKHEKISEAVVRRLPIYLRYLSYLQQVGVATVSSGQMGKNLDVNPAQIRKDLATFGDFGKKGIGYDVNYLVEKIRQILKLTDEIRVVLVGAGHLGHAISNYNAYLKDNMRIAAIFDCDPGKLGKQVAGIPIQPLEELAETIADLQIKLAIITVPAPAAQSVCDQLTEAGIKGILNFAPTTIRAGKDVRIHYADVTSNLQSLAYYLT
- a CDS encoding amidohydrolase; the protein is MKKTILIHATVITVNDSNEVIHDGAVAFEGDTITYVGPTPEDLSEAGYDEVIDQKGDYLLPGLINTHGHAGMSLLRGYADDLPLQQWLEDKMWPLEAQFTANHVKWGTQLSLIEMIRTGTTTFVDMYDHMDEVAKAVDAAGMRARLCRGMIGLCSEEERQAKLKDATAFAKEWHNQADGRITVMMAPHAPYTCDPQFITQIIEKADELSLPLHIHMSETAWEVGQNERDYGLRPVAHLEKLGMFNRPTLVAHAVHLTDEEIDILAKYQVKVSHNVVSNLKLASGVAPVPKMLAKGVSVSLGTDSSASNNNLNLFEELKLAAILHKGVNNDPVAVPAEEALRMATRYGAEGVFQADTLGTIEVGKKADLVVLDSHQAHFHPAHEPISHVVYAANGRDVKDTIVAGKYLMRNHKLLTIDEERAIFEANRVFQTLKR
- a CDS encoding DUF5590 domain-containing protein translates to MAVRLIAGVIAALLLVGAGFTYHLTSSVVGERSSFDDQVMQWVQERTTISQVDSIDEYRGKQSYAVVLGKNNAGTPVVAWLTDKTAAFDRMDIAVPRKNVEAAVLKGFPQATITHIVPGIENEQRFWEVTLQDKDGRFHYLHYDLFSGALLASYVLSPTS
- a CDS encoding AAA family ATPase — translated: MGKELLIGIVPGILIFLLFLGVNITPFVLFALVIGAIFFLISRQQGGQGNNFALGSKRKQSKHVVPKSDIQFADIGGQERAKKELKEALDFLVYKDKIEQYGIRPIKGVLLTGPPGTGKTLMAKAAANYTNSAFIAASGSQFVEMYVGVGAQRIREMFKEVKGMAEKNGQDSAIIFIDEIDVIGGKRDGQQQKEYDQTLNQLLTEMDGVATSDKPRVLVMAATNRKDMLDAALLRPGRFDRHINVDLPDKPAREQILTIHTANKPLGADVVLEKVAQETFGFSGAQLESVANEAAIYAMRDNSSKIEARHFAYAVDKVMLGEKVDREASAEEKKRVALHELGHAIVSEMVRPGSVSQVTLSPRGQALGYVRQNPMEDRYLYTKDAMEKQIMVSLGGAVAEEIYYGGRSTGSKNDFEQALGMAQEIVQSGMSRLGIVHLQYVDKTRIHDEVEHLLENLLERTHEILGKCDNVFKNSLQTLLDSEVLQGDEFRALLAQNQSKEHVAV
- a CDS encoding WIAG-tail domain, which gives rise to MANVNRRKLNKNLGKTFKQSPSETEIPLLQTNPDVDWLSALEAELLDVERNAPQQPAPNVSKSSQTPPPMPKIPKQSVSSNQTTFTKVIKERNDDRVRSFVYTDDLTDQSVTSEKIANRAIDASKVKPGTVDTSLLKDYAVDSSKLADQSVTSNKIAPLAVQSEHIGRGVINSEMIQDRSISGHKLLNNSITADKLADKVIDSVKFAEGAIQSKHIQEQAITTELVQDQSITSAKIKVGEIQARHLANYAINSVKLEDGAVTTEKLRDAAVTSVKIDDEAVESHHIREGVILHHHIAEQAIDESNLAPGSVTDVHIGFQTIFSQHLHPEAVTSDKISPYAVLTEHLDHSSVTSEKVARESISSVHLQTSSIQTTHLQDNVVTTKKIGDQQVTSSKLADRSVTNEKLANRSVWSHHLLEESVEMKHVADGAITHEKLARKSIEEQHLTDRLIGPSHLREYAVQTLHLSDHVVTTSKLAPESVSTDKITELSIVTTKLADSAITSQKLAGDAVKTRHLAKGSVTGEKLAEKAVTAQHLASLSVHNEHLQPKSITKEKLQDNSVTRDKLVDRIIDGNKLDLQVVTGDHVVLESLTSKHLAENSITAAKLAPQAVETKHIANRAITQEKLADGIVTSEKVAPGAIHDSHLTDRSISPDKLTFQPIVTNRRLGITQQLFGFTHYRMEENQRTVDVKVRLPVPFADENYCIVAMTNQSGMGASLKKAMKASAIITVFRLEDTAEANGILQWIALGEKGTAADAEEEDMEEDAYWTDSPEAAEQEDIDWGEDSTEGTAELVQNDMDLAEESND
- the asnS gene encoding asparagine--tRNA ligase, encoding MLTTIAQVGQHVGQEVRMGCWLYNKRGSGKIQFLQLRDGSGFIQGVVVKAEVAEDVWEKASKLTQESSLYITGVVRADDRAPSGYELTVTGVEIIQIAENYPISLKEHGVDFLMDHRHLWLRTPRQRAVMAVRSEVIRAMYEFFQQNGFYKVDPPILTPTSAEGTTNLFHTKYFDEDAYLSQSGQLYMEAAAMALGRVYSFGPTFRAEKSKTRRHLIEFWMIEPEMAFVDHEENLRIQEAFVSHVVQSVLKNCQLELKTLERDTTKLQNVTGAFPRISYDDAIKLLQEKGSDIKWGDDFGAPDETTIAEHFDKPVFITNYPTEIKAFYMKPHPERPEVVLCADLIAPEGYGEIIGGSQRIDDPELLEKRFAEHELSEDAYRWYLDLRKYGTVPHSGFGLGLERTIAWICGLDHVRETIPFPRMLYRLYP